A window of Candidatus Omnitrophota bacterium genomic DNA:
GCGGGCTATCGATAGTCGGCGGGGCTGCCTTCGGTGCTGGTACAAACACGCAAGGGATACCGAATCCGAATGCGCCTCGGAAGTTCGCTACTGGCGGCGTGGTGACGGAGCCGACGCTGGCGCTCCTCGGGGAACGTGGGCCGGAGGCCGTGGTGCCGCTCAATCCTTATTCGCGGCGAGGTGGGAGATCGGCGGCGGGGATAGGAGGTATCACGATTGTAGCACCGAACGCACGATATCTGGACGGCAGGACGGCGGCGCAGTTGGTGCGTCAGGGTCTTGTAGCTATGAGATCATGATATGGCTTTCAACATTTCACTTGCGTCAACCACGGTAACGGAACTCGAATCGTATGAATGGTTCACGTCGACCGGCATATCGCTAAAGAACGTCAACACGTATCTGTGGGGACCGACCGATCCGTCGGGCTGGACGTGCATCTCTGACTACGTGAAGTCTATCCGCATCAACGGGTCAGTGACGAATGTATCGGGAGAACCTGGCGCGAATGAAGCATTCATAGAGCTGGACAACCTCGATAAACGGTTCACGGATATAAATGCCACGGGGCCATACTACGGGGTTCTCAATCCTAACCAGTTGATGAAGATAACGCTGTCGGTTGGTGCCGAGAGCGTAACGATATTCAGCGGGCGGGTGTCGCAGAATGGGTTTGTCGAGGACAGGATCGGGCACGCCGGGAACGCCACGGTAAACATATTCGACGATGCTTACGCTTTCATGCGGAAGAAGTTCGACAAGGACTACTTCTACGAAAACAAGAAGCTCATAGATGCGGCTGATGCTGGCAACTCACTGCTTCATATTCTGTTGCAGGAACACGCGAGCATGCTGTCGGCTGACATAGTAACGAACGGCGCTGTTGACATGACGGTGCCGTACACTGTGTTCAGGGAAGGGGCATCGTACCAGGACATACTGCGCGAGATAGCGACGGCGACGTTGGCGCAGTATGCGGGATTCAGGCACGACGGGAAGTATGTATTCGAGTCGCGGTTGACAGCGGGGTGGTCGGAGCCGTCAGCAGAATACGTGCTGACGACGGAGAGCTACAACGTCGATTTGACGAAAGAGATCGCGGCGCTTATCGGAAACAACGTGAAGGTGCGCGGGGTGAACGACTTCAGCCGCGATGGTCTGATACTGTGGGACCTGTCGAAGATAAAGCAGATCGGCGTAAACGCGAGCTATCCGAATGACTTATGGGAGATAGTAGGATCGGGTGAGTTTTATCTTGGGACACCGGTGGAACCGCGCACGGTTGAATACACTACGATGCTTGGGGAATTGCTGAAAGCCAGTTCGCTTGCGCTGAATGTAAAAACGCGGACTGCGCTTTCTTCTCCACATTGGAACTCTTCATCACTGACAACCGTTGGAACTGTTCTTGAAGAGAATGCTACAAGCGGGAGTCTCGTATTCCAGAACTCGTTGATTATCAACGTGTACGTCATGGGGATGAAGATCACGGGAAGGGGAATCATCAGGCGAAATCTTGGGAATAACCCAATAGTTAATAACATGCAGGTTGGCGGTACTGGTAGCAACTATCATCTCGCATTACCGACCGGTACTGGGGGGTCATGGGAAGGCGATGATCTGAACTGGGGGAGGATCGGAGTTGCATCGAATGCGTCGAGCATTTCGATGTATGGGCAGACGGATTTAGTTATCTCCTCGGAGATGATCTGCGGGAACACGCAGCTCGATAACATCTTGCAGTGGCACCTGCTGAACGGGAAAGACCCGAAGCACGTTTTCTCCATGGGTAACCTGCCGTTCCTTGCCTTCATGCAACCGGGGGCGCCGGTGTGGGTGAACTTGACCGACCTCGGTTTCAGCGGCATGGTGACGGTGCAGTCCTTCGAGCATAACATCACGCCTGATACTGCGGACACCACGCTGTACATGCTGGAGAACCCCGGGGACTGGACGGTATCGACGGGTGCCACGGTGCGCGAAGTCTACGCTGCGGGCAGCGGCGGGACGGGGCCGGGAGAGCTTGGAGCGCCTAACTGGGGCGGGAATAATAGATTTGTTATTGCGACAGCCGGATGTAGTCTTCCGGCAGATATATTCTGCGATGGGACCAGCGATCAATCGGAATGGAACGATGCAATCCAGTTTGTCAGCGGGAGAGGTGGCGGAACGATAGTAGGCGTCGGGTCGATATTCAATACGACGGCGACAGTGAGCCTCGAATCGAACATCGCGATTGAACTCGATAGCGGATCGTCAATAAAGAAAAACGGGAACTTCAATGCGATAGAGGCATTAGGTACAGCGACGACGGCGATGTCCGCAATCGCGATCGTCGGCGGCGGGAAGATCACCCGGGACGCCGGCGACACGAACGCTACTGACCTGGTGCATTTTGAAAACGTTGAGGACTTTCTGATTGCCAACGTAGGTATCATCGGAGGATACGACGATGGAATCTATATTCAGGGCGGGACGAACGGGGAGGTAGGTGGAGGTGTGAATATCGACGGGTGCGCCGGAACTGGTCTAAAGGTCATCGCGGGGGCAACAATCATCGCATCTTCGCTGGCAATCATGAGTTGTGCAATCGGGTGCGAGATGTGGCCGTCGCTGACGACGAATAAAATAAGTAATGGGGATTGTGAGACTACCGATGAACCAATGCTCAACAATGAGTCAGTCCCATATAGTGGCTCTTGTGCATGGGCCAGAACATCATCTGCGGCATATTCAGGAACGTATGCATATAAATTTACGGCTCAGGACTTGTTCCCATATGTTTGGTTCCAAGACAATGTAGATTTGGATGACATGCATGGTCTATCTCCCGGAAAATCATATCTATTGGACATGATGGTTTGGTGGCCGAGCGGGCAAGACATGGATGTTGATGTGCTGCAAATATATTTTTCATACTATGCTTCGGCGATGTCCTATGTAATAGCTACAACTTATGCAAAACCAATTTATAATCAATGGCAAAGAATAAGAACGATGATTAATGTTGGCGACGATGCCACTGGTATTTATTTAGGTCTCGTCCCTACCGGTTCTTATTGCGGATCAGGAGAATACATTTATGTAGATGATATAAGTCTTTACGAATTCGACGCCACCGACTCCGGTTGCCAACTCGTCAACTCCTCGATAGAAGAGTGTGCTGACGGGGTAATCGTGGCCAACAGCCACGCGCTCATCCAGAACAACCAAGTGACCGGCTGCAAGTCGACCGGCATAACGATCGCGGCTGGATACCGGAACATCGTCAGCGGGAATCGTGCCTATAACAATGGCGACGATACCGGTTTGTCAAATGAGAACCAGCATAATTTCTACGATGCTGGTATCGACACACAGATAGGATAATGAGATGAATAGTTGGCAAGCACCGGTAGCGGGAGAGCCGAGCCTCGGAACCATGCATGAACACTATGCTGATCTCGCTATCGAATCTACGCCGAGTGCAACGGCATATTATACGATAGATGTTAGTGGGGAAGTGCCGGTCGGAACGATGTGCATTTATATCAGGATATTGCATTCTAGCGCTGCGGTAAGTAGGGCGTTAGTTGCTTTCACAGATGATACTCCTACGCCAGCGGTAGGGCCGGTTGTAGCTCGGCAACAAGTTGTTGGTATCACATGCGATGGTACCGGATGGGTTAGATTAACTTCATCGAGAACATTCGTTCTTTATACAACTGCGATTCTTGCATCTGCGAGTGGTTACATGTTTTTCTATACATCATAGGGATAGGAGGTAAAATGGGTAGTCTGCCGGTCGGTACAGTCATCACGATGCTCATCAGTATCGGTATTGCGGCGGGTGGTATAATCTTGGGCCAGATAGCGAGGGCGAATGCAGCGAAAGCGAGGGAGAGTTACGTGGCATTAGAATGGCGGGTCAGGGCTGCCGAAGTTGCCTGCGAGGATGGCAAGCAGTTCTGCGATGAGAGTCGGCGGGATAGAGCTGAACTACGCAAGGAGTTCGGGGATATTCGCGGTGATCTTCGCGTGCTGTTGGAACGGCAGGAATCGATGGCCGAAAAACTCGACGCCGTACACAAGAAGATATTCAACGGCGGCGTATGAGTCGACGCGGAGTGGAGCAGTGGTCAGCTCGCCGGATTCATGGTCCGGAGTGTCGCAGGTTCGAATCCTGCCTCCGCTAGATGAGTAGACTGATCGAGGACCTGAACGATGAAACCGAGCGCCTTGCCCGCCACTTCCTGCTTGAAGCGCATGATGCCGGGCTGAACGTGGCCGTTACTTCCACGTTGCGCACGCGCGAGATACAGGTAGCCTACTTCGCGCAGGGACGGGCCACGCTGGAAGTGGTGAACCTGCTACGGAAGATAGCGGGGCTGAAGCCGATAGCGCAGGACGCGAACCTGGTTATCACGAAGTGCGACGGGGTTAACTCGAAGTCGAAGCACCAGGAAGGCGACGCCTTTGATGTGGTGCTGCTGAATAAGTATGGCGACCCTATCTGGCACGTCGCTACTTGTTTCGTTGACTACAAGTCGCTCGGTAAAATAGGAATGGCGAATGGCCTTGAATGGGGAGGGTCGTGGGCACCGCTCGATCCTTCAACGGGCATCGGATGGGATGCCTTTCACTACGAGAGGAGGGTGTGATATGGCGATAGTTGAAACTGGTCTTCGGAAATGGTGGATGGGAGTTGCCGCACTCGGAAGCGTGCTGGTAGCAGGGGTTCTCATGCTGGGCTTCGGGAAGATGAACGACACGGTGTTCGGGTTATGGGTAGGGGCGATGACTGCTAACGTATTCGGATATGGGACGGCGAATCTTGTTGCTAAGAAGTTCGACGGCTCCGTCAAGAAAGGTAAAAAGTGAAGTGGTGGTCTGTGCTCATCATCCTCGCCATCGGCGCGATGATTGCGCTTGGTGGCGTGTGGTTGTGGCGAAGAAAGAAGGCGATGAATGGTGCGGGTGATAATCCTCCTGTTGATCCTGCTCACGACCCCGGTGTTCTCGCAGCAATCGAGCGGGGAAGAAAACGGATGGCCGATCTGCTTCGACGAATCAAGCTGGGCCGATCTGGAAAGACAGGTACAGGAGGAACTAGCGGCGACGGCACTTGAAGCTGCTGAGGAAGCGGTGAAGCCGCACCTCGCCTACGAGGCGGAGTTGCAGGCGAAACTCGACGCCGATTCGCGCACGATTCTGTTCTGGCAGATTACCACGGGGGTAAGCGCCGGGCTGGCGCTGTTTTTCGCCGTCCTGCTCGCCGTGGGGAGTATGATCCCGCCGATGCCGTAAAGGGGAGGTTGCGAGCTGAGCCGGAGGCCTAGAAAGCCGCCTGCCGCGTCTGGCTGGCCTGTGGCGGGCTTTCGGCCGTTTTCCTAATGCATGCTTGTCCGTTTAGCCTTGCCAATCGTCGTGCGGCAAGCGGCTTTTGTCTACTTAATCATACACTTCTGTCGGTAGGCCGGTTTGTGGCATCCTAACGCCCGTTACCCAATCTCGACACTGTACCACAACAATTTTAGCAAAAGATAAAAAATCTTCTTGCTATCGGTCCTCCGCTATGGTAGTCTGCAAGCAGGAGGAATGAGAAAATGACAACAAACGAATGGTTCAGGCAGACTTACAAAACACTTCTTGGAATGATCCGCGATGACTGGAACGGGAAGCGGAGTGCCGAATGTGAAAGTGCCATGGCAGAATATTCCCGACTATGGGGTGCGGCGGGTGCGCCCATCCTCTATGCTTGGCCGAAAAATCCGGAATAAGAAAATGAGTGACCGCGAATATGACGACTACCGCACCGCGAGCCAGCGGATGCACGCCTCTCCTCACTCGCCGCCACCGGAGGAGATGAGGTGCGCGTACTGCGGCGCGGTGTTGGAGCACGGCATCATGGGCGTGCTGAAGACGGACGACGGCTATCCTGTCTACCTGAACTTCTGCAACGAGGCGCACTTCAAGCAGTATCGCATCGAAACGGATAACGAGTAGGAGGAGGCATGAAGTGAGTGTTTACATCATGGGCCGGAAGCGTGAAGGGTGGCAGGTTGTGATACGCGGGTACGGATGGTACACCCGCTCGCACCTGCTCACGTTGCAACAGGCGATAAGGCTGCAAGATTATTGCCGCCGCGTCGAGAGGAAGGAGAGGGCGAATGCCTAATGGTGATGGATATATTCCGGGGGGAGCTACCAGAGAACATCACGCTACATGGTGTAAACTAGTCGGGGAGAAGGAGCTTCCAGTAGCAAAATATTATAAGGAAAAATCAACAGGGAAGATTTATCGTGCTGATGAATATTATGATACCGCACTCAGTCCACATGAGATGATTCCTGTGGATATCAAAAAACCCAAGAAAGGAAAGAAGAATGGCTAAGCAGCGGGGCCGGCCGAGGAAGACGACGTTGCCGGCCGTGGTGAAGGAAGCGCCTATCGCGCTGGCCGAGGAGCCGAAGGTGCCGACCGTCGTCGACGCGCAGGCGCTCATCGCCCGGGCCATCGACAAGAACCTGCCCATCGAGAGCATGGAGCGACTGCTCGCGATGCGGAGGGAGCTGCGGGCCGAGTGGGCGCGGGATCAGTTTTTCTCTGCTCTCGCCGGCTTCCAGCACGAGTGCCCTACGGTTGAAAAGAAAAGCAAGGTGCAGAACAAGGATAAGACCCTTCGGTATTCCTATGCACCTCTCGAGGATGTCGTCGAGACTGCGAAACCGTTTCTTGAAAGGTGGGGATTCTCTTGGACGATTAAGCCCACGCAGGTCAACGGAAACGTAAAGGCATCCTGCTATCTTCACCACAGAGACGGACATGAGGAACTGACCGAGTTCGAGGTTCCTCTCGATCCTGATTCGTACATGAGCAATCCGCAGAAGGCAGCGGCAGCTCTCACGTTTGCCCGCAGGTATGCCTTCATCAATGCGACCGGAATCGTGACAAGGGGAGAGGACAACGATGCTCAGAAGGAAGGGGATGAACCGAGAGATCGGAAACCGATTCTTGCCCCTCGGGCTGCTACCTCAACTCCTACTCCGGCTCCTGTCTTGGCCCCGAAGAACGATTATGAAAAGTGCGTCCACTATCTCGAAGCTACCGAGTTCGACAAGGTGACGGGAAAGCACATCCAGCTTTTCAATCCCAACGAGATCACCGACTACACCAATCAGGCCAACATCGCAAGGAAGAATCCGGTGGAGTTGAAGATCGTCATGGACGACATCATCGAGACCGGCAAGAAGCGCCGCGCGGCAATCAAAGGAGCATGAAGTGACCACCGAACTATCTGTCATGGAGAAGAAGGCCGAGCAAGAGATGTCGGCCATCATGGTGAAGGCGTCGGCGTTCGTCGTGAACAACGAGGAGACGTACACCGCTGCCGACCAGATCATTGCCGAGGTCAGGGGCAAGGTGAAGACGCTGGAGGTTGAGCTCGGCCCCCCAAAAGAGGCGGCCACGAAAGCATGGAAGGCGATGGTCGCTCTCTACAAGAAGTACATCGACGATCCTCTCGAAGCCTGCAAGACCCTCGACCGCAAGCGGTATGCGTGGAAGAAGGCCGAAGACAATCGGCGCGCAGAGGAAGCGGAAGCCGTCCGGCGGGCGGAACAGAAACGGATCGCCGATGAGAAGCTGGCGCTGGCTGCGAGGATGGAAGAGGCGGGGATGAAGGAGCAGGCTGCGGCCGTCCTCGATGCTCCCATCGCTTCCGTTGCCGTTGCGGAGCCGGTGAAGGTCGAGAAGCCCGAGGGCCAGGTCATTATCGAGAACTGGCAGGCACGGGTGGTCGATGCAGATGCAGTCCCCAGGTCGTTCTGTTCCCCGGACCCGGTGAAGCTGGGCCGGTACGCGAAGTTGATGAAGGGTAAGGCCAGCGTCGCGGGAGTTGTTTTCGAGGACGTGGGGACAGTCCGCCGGCGCACGGCATGATTACCTATAAACTGCCCGAGGGTTTGATAGCGCAGAGATTCCCGGAGGGCGGCCTATGGTACACGTATCAAGGCCGCTACATCCGGTCCGTGTCGAAGATCCTGAACCGGATCTATCCCATGCCTCCCGATCTCGACCCTTGGTACCTCGAAAGAGGACAAAAGGTCCATGCCGCTACGGTGCTCATAGATAACGGGACGCTCGACTGGAACGAGTTGGACGAAAGACTGAAACCGTTCTGCGATGCTTATCGGGTTTTCATTGAAGCCGCCAAGCCCAGCATCGAAGCGAGCGAACTCGTCGTCGTGCATCCCTCGTATAGTTATGGTGCTCGGCTGGACCGGGTATTCAGTCTGCCCGGGCAGGAACGACTTCTAGTCGTCGACATCAAGTGCGGGGCGGGGAAGGAAGACCGGTACTGGCTCCAGGTCGCCGGATGCGCGGTGGCTCTCGATGATGCGAACGTTGGCAACTACGACCTGGCACTGCTCAATCTGAACAACAAGGGCAAGCCGAAGCTTACCTTGGCTGACGATCCCGCCTCATGGGTGAACCGATGGAGAAGAGTGCTTGAGGAGGACTTGGCATGATCCGGTGTCCTCTGGGCGGGTACTGCTACAAGTCTCGCACGGAAGCCCGCTCAGAGGACAGCTTCGAACTCTTCCACGTCTATCGGGACGCCTTCGCGAAGTGGCGTGGGTGGTCGAACGTGTACGCGAAGAACTGGTTGTGCGTTCACCACGGGGTGGCGCTGGAGTACGAGCCGGGGAAGTTCGTGCCGCCGAAGTGGCCGGGCATCTTCGTCGAGGTGGACGACTGGATTCACTTCCGTAAGTCGACCTTGGCATACACGAAGGAGGAGATGGCGCGGCTGATAGACGCCACGGCGTTAGCAATCATCGAGGCAGGAGGAGAGGTACCTACGTGAACGACAGGAAGACGCTTGCGATATCCGAGATGAAGGTGGCCAAGTGGTACGAGCAGGATGGCCGCTGCTTGGCCTGCGGGGAACCGCTCGCGGTACAGGAGGCAGAGCTAGCGCACAGGATTCCTCAGAGAAAGTGGCTGCTGAAAATGTACGGGCCCGGTGTCATCCACCACAGCATGAACGTCTGCCTTACTCACCACGGGGACTGCAACGACAAGATGAGCCTCGGGAACCACCCGATAGAGATGGAGAAGCTTGCGGCGATAATCAGAAAGGAGCGGGAGAAGTGAAATGCTCGCAGACCTTGAAGGTGCTGATGATGCTGCGCGAGAACAGGCTGGAAGGCATCACGGCGATGGACGCGCTGCGGGAGCTTGGGGTGGCGCGGCTGGCGGCTCGCATTAGCGAACTGCGGTTGATGGGGCACTGGATCGACAGCGTGCTGGTGAAGGTGCAGACGAGAAACGGGGCGGCGATGGTGGCGAACTATCGGCTGATAAACGACAGAGAGGAGGCGTGATGAGGCAGGCGACGACGAAGACGTATAAGATGACCCCGACGAAGAGCGGCGGCGGGCACGTGCAGATACCTGCGCTGGTGCTCCAGTGGGCCGGCATGAAGGCGCCGGGCCGCGTGGCGTTCCGCGTGCGCGGCGGCAAGATTACGATGTACGACCCGGAGAAGGAGCCGGCATGAAGTATGCGCTCGTGGCTCTAGTGGTGCTGCTCGCCGGCTGCGCGTGGTGCGTGGACGACACCTACGACCCGGCGTTCGATATCCCGGCGACGGGGGCGACGACGCCGCAGGAAGTATGCCGCTGGGTTGACACGCGCGTGCGGTACGTCAGCGACGATATCCACGACATGCTTGAGTATTGGCAAAGTCCAGATCAAACATGGGCATGGGCCGCTGGCGACTGCGAGGACTACGCGCTGCTTGTCATGTACCTTCTCCGCCGCGACTTGGGCGGGTGGCCGGCGCTGGTGCTCGGGCACTACGACGACGGGACGACGCGCGGCGGCCATGCGTGGGTAGCGTACAACGGCAGATGGTACGAGGCGATGACCGGCGAGGATGTCACCGGCAGCCCGTGGTACACGCTGCATGAGTCGGTGAGCTACGGCGTGGCCATGTGGCGTTCGATGAACACGCACAAGTCGATGCTTGAGGAGGAATGAAATGAGAAAGGTTATTGTGCTTCTGGTGGTTCTTCTCGCGGTGGCTGGCTGCGATTTATTCGCGCCTGATCCGTTTCTCGGCGTATGGGTTTATGGTGATATTCTCTCGCTGTTCTTCGACCAGAATGGCGTGGTGATGAACGACAAGATAAACCACGTATCCTACGACGGCGAGTATTACTACGATGATGACACACTCACCATCGAATGGATCGGCTATCCGGTAGAGAGAATACCATACGAGTTTATCGGCGACGACATCCTGCGGCTGTACGGCTTCATGGACTTCGTGAAACAGTAGTTGACAGGTAGCAGCAGGTGTGATATGCTTGCGTCTGTTGCGGGTTGGAAGCCGCAGCGAGTCTTCTGTGTGGGACGGGTCGGGTCTATCGTGTAAGGGGGGTCCACACAGCCCTCGGCGCTTTCCACGCCACGCACGGTAGACCCGACCCTTTTTTGGGAGAGAATGTGACTGATAATCTACCGGATAAAATAGTCGACCTTCCGGGCGTCGCGGAGGGCTTGCGCCGAATCGCGCGGATATTCGAGTCGGTCAAGAGCTTCGAGGACGTGGAGCGCGTGTTCCTGAAAGGCGCGGGCCTCGCGGCCACGACCTATCGAAGCTACCTCGCGGCGGTGCGCGATTTCTACGCGCACACTGGCGGGCTCAACCCGCTACAGGTGACGCCGGCGATGATTGAGGACTGGTACGACACCTTATCGAAGCGCGTGGGCCGGGGCACGGCGTACTGCCGTGTTCAAGGGCTGAAACGATTCTTCCGTGGTGTCGGCGCCGTGGTGCCGTTTTATATATCACCATTTGATATCATGAATGAAAAACTAATACAAAAGTTGAGTCGGACAAAGAAGGGAAACCGCACTAAGCCGGCGTTATCATGGTCAGAGCTTACAGCGGTGATGGCGTGGCTCGGCAGTCTGCCGACGCTGCGGGCGCGGCAGGACCGGGCGCTGCTACTGTTCCTCGCGACCAGCGGGCTGAGGGCGGCGGAGTTTTGTCAACTTCGCTGGGGCGACGTACAGGAGCGCGAGGGCATGCTGTCCGTGACATTCACGGGCAAGGGCGCCACCGACGCGGAGCAGGAAGTCTACAAGCCGGCGCTTGACGCGCTGCGCGAGGTGTTCCGCGAGCAGCACCGCCGCGACCCCCAGCCTATCGACGCGATCGCGTGGACCCTGCCGTGGGAACGGACGCGGGCAGCGGCGCCGATGAACTACGCCGTT
This region includes:
- a CDS encoding right-handed parallel beta-helix repeat-containing protein, yielding MAFNISLASTTVTELESYEWFTSTGISLKNVNTYLWGPTDPSGWTCISDYVKSIRINGSVTNVSGEPGANEAFIELDNLDKRFTDINATGPYYGVLNPNQLMKITLSVGAESVTIFSGRVSQNGFVEDRIGHAGNATVNIFDDAYAFMRKKFDKDYFYENKKLIDAADAGNSLLHILLQEHASMLSADIVTNGAVDMTVPYTVFREGASYQDILREIATATLAQYAGFRHDGKYVFESRLTAGWSEPSAEYVLTTESYNVDLTKEIAALIGNNVKVRGVNDFSRDGLILWDLSKIKQIGVNASYPNDLWEIVGSGEFYLGTPVEPRTVEYTTMLGELLKASSLALNVKTRTALSSPHWNSSSLTTVGTVLEENATSGSLVFQNSLIINVYVMGMKITGRGIIRRNLGNNPIVNNMQVGGTGSNYHLALPTGTGGSWEGDDLNWGRIGVASNASSISMYGQTDLVISSEMICGNTQLDNILQWHLLNGKDPKHVFSMGNLPFLAFMQPGAPVWVNLTDLGFSGMVTVQSFEHNITPDTADTTLYMLENPGDWTVSTGATVREVYAAGSGGTGPGELGAPNWGGNNRFVIATAGCSLPADIFCDGTSDQSEWNDAIQFVSGRGGGTIVGVGSIFNTTATVSLESNIAIELDSGSSIKKNGNFNAIEALGTATTAMSAIAIVGGGKITRDAGDTNATDLVHFENVEDFLIANVGIIGGYDDGIYIQGGTNGEVGGGVNIDGCAGTGLKVIAGATIIASSLAIMSCAIGCEMWPSLTTNKISNGDCETTDEPMLNNESVPYSGSCAWARTSSAAYSGTYAYKFTAQDLFPYVWFQDNVDLDDMHGLSPGKSYLLDMMVWWPSGQDMDVDVLQIYFSYYASAMSYVIATTYAKPIYNQWQRIRTMINVGDDATGIYLGLVPTGSYCGSGEYIYVDDISLYEFDATDSGCQLVNSSIEECADGVIVANSHALIQNNQVTGCKSTGITIAAGYRNIVSGNRAYNNGDDTGLSNENQHNFYDAGIDTQIG
- a CDS encoding M15 family metallopeptidase, with product MSRLIEDLNDETERLARHFLLEAHDAGLNVAVTSTLRTREIQVAYFAQGRATLEVVNLLRKIAGLKPIAQDANLVITKCDGVNSKSKHQEGDAFDVVLLNKYGDPIWHVATCFVDYKSLGKIGMANGLEWGGSWAPLDPSTGIGWDAFHYERRV
- a CDS encoding ERF family protein, yielding MAKQRGRPRKTTLPAVVKEAPIALAEEPKVPTVVDAQALIARAIDKNLPIESMERLLAMRRELRAEWARDQFFSALAGFQHECPTVEKKSKVQNKDKTLRYSYAPLEDVVETAKPFLERWGFSWTIKPTQVNGNVKASCYLHHRDGHEELTEFEVPLDPDSYMSNPQKAAAALTFARRYAFINATGIVTRGEDNDAQKEGDEPRDRKPILAPRAATSTPTPAPVLAPKNDYEKCVHYLEATEFDKVTGKHIQLFNPNEITDYTNQANIARKNPVELKIVMDDIIETGKKRRAAIKGA
- a CDS encoding helix-turn-helix domain-containing protein, whose product is MKCSQTLKVLMMLRENRLEGITAMDALRELGVARLAARISELRLMGHWIDSVLVKVQTRNGAAMVANYRLINDREEA
- a CDS encoding transglutaminase-like cysteine peptidase, with translation MKYALVALVVLLAGCAWCVDDTYDPAFDIPATGATTPQEVCRWVDTRVRYVSDDIHDMLEYWQSPDQTWAWAAGDCEDYALLVMYLLRRDLGGWPALVLGHYDDGTTRGGHAWVAYNGRWYEAMTGEDVTGSPWYTLHESVSYGVAMWRSMNTHKSMLEEE
- a CDS encoding site-specific integrase, coding for MTDNLPDKIVDLPGVAEGLRRIARIFESVKSFEDVERVFLKGAGLAATTYRSYLAAVRDFYAHTGGLNPLQVTPAMIEDWYDTLSKRVGRGTAYCRVQGLKRFFRGVGAVVPFYISPFDIMNEKLIQKLSRTKKGNRTKPALSWSELTAVMAWLGSLPTLRARQDRALLLFLATSGLRAAEFCQLRWGDVQEREGMLSVTFTGKGATDAEQEVYKPALDALREVFREQHRRDPQPIDAIAWTLPWERTRAAAPMNYAVLYSRIRDLGVAARKAGIISRPFVWSPHALRRTYCTILSKSGMDLASISKKMRHARISGLTEYIDTNETAGPYLEKMIK